Below is a window of candidate division WOR-3 bacterium DNA.
TTTCAATAACAATATAACCAGGATAAAGCCTTCTTTCTTCCATTACTTTCTTCCCTTTTTTTATTTTAATAAGGTTTTCAACCGGAATAATGATTTTTCCAAAATTATTTTCCATTCCCTGCTCTTTTATTACCCTTTCCAGTATTTTTTTTACCTTTTGTTCGTGCCCAGTTAATGTGTGTACAACATACCAGTTCATATTATTATTATCTAATGACAATACCTAACAATGCCGTAAAAATACGGTCCAGAACGAATATAATCAAAGCCACAAATATTGATACAATAATAACAATGACCGTTGAACTAACAAGTTCGTTCTTCGTTGGCCAGGAGACCCTTCTCATTTCTAAATAAACACCTTTTATATAATCAATTATTTTTTTAATCACTTTTTTCTTTATCCAGGC
It encodes the following:
- the secE gene encoding preprotein translocase subunit SecE translates to MIKKIIDYIKGVYLEMRRVSWPTKNELVSSTVIVIIVSIFVALIIFVLDRIFTALLGIVIR